The window TGCAGCTGAGGTGGCATCTCTCCTACCTCGTCTAAAAATAAAGTGCCTTCCGATGCGAGCTCAAGAACGCCAATTCGAGTTTGTGTAGCGCCCGTAAATGCTCCAGCTTCATGCCCAAAAAACTCACTCTCTAAAAGCTCAGCTGGCATTGCAGCACAGTTAATGGCCACGAAAGGCTCTTCACTACGGGCACTCCAATTATGAATTGAGCGAGCTATCAACTCTTTCCCGGTGCCACTTTCTCCGAGCAGAAAGACAGTAGTATCCACTCGAGCCGCCTTTTTTGCCTGCTCTAGCACTTGCTGCGTTTGCTGATTATACGTTGCAAATTTTCGCTGATTTCTCGCCATGCCCCCACGAGATCGCTGCACAATCTGCTTATGCTCAATGACCTGACGGAGCTTCTCTTGTAAACTTTCTGGATTAAATGGCTTTAGAATAAAATCGTTAGCACCTAATCGCATTGCTTCAATAGCAATTTCAATAGTTCCAAAGGCAGTCATTATAAGAAAAGGAGTTTCTCGATCGAACTCTCGAATGGCGCGAAGGAGGTCGAGACCATTTTCATCTGGCAACTTAAAGTCAGACAAAACACAGTCAAAATGACCTTGCTGTATCCGACGTTTAGCCTGCTTTACTGACTCAACTGCGACAACATCAAACCCCTCTTGCTCAAGAATATGTGCTAAGACCTCTCGAAGGGTCTCTGCATCTTCAACCAGTAGAATTGACTTTTTATCCATAAAAACCCGCTTCCTCTAACTCGTTCCGACCAGAACGGAAACATCCATCGATATGAGAGGTATCGGGCTTCCTATGAAAAAACTTTAGTGGCCATTTGCCTTCCTATTCTACTGAAATATGGAAGCTTTTTTGAGCCTAGGTCCTATACGGACTATGCAAGAAGTGCGAGGAGTCGACTTCTCTTAGTCTCGTCGTAGCGCCTTGATTATTGCACGCTGCGGTGCTGGATGGCCTTCGCATGTTTTAGACGAATCTTTCGGGTCGAGAAAGTCTTCGAGACTGTCATAGGGAGCATAAAGAGTCTTTCTTTGCTCTTTGAGTGTTGTAGTCGAGTGGTCAATCACCTCGATATCTGAGAAACCAGCTTTCTGTAACCAGGTTACTAGGCAGGGTACCGTTGGAATAAACCATACATTTCTCATCTTCGCATACCGATCAGGAGGTGAGAATGCGATGGGCTCTTCACCAGGATAAATCAGGCTCTCCATGAAAAGAGTTCCCTTTGGACGAAGAGATTCAAATAGCATTCGACATGAGGTAAAGGGATCACGCCGATGATAGAGAACGCCAAGGCAAAAGAGTACATCAAAAAATTTCGGGAAGAGATGGAGATGCTCTATTCCAAAGAGCTCAAAAAGAAGACGAGGATCTCCGATACAGCGACGGAAAAGATCGAACTGATAAAAGCACCTACCGCTTGGATCGCTACCAATAATGACTTCGGGATCATATTTCAAAAGCCGCAACATGTAATATCCGTTATTACAGCCGATATCTCCGACGCGCCTACTCCATAACTCTGGCAGATGAGGCTCTATACGGCTCCACTTCCAGTCAGAGCGCCACTCCGCATCAATCTCTTCGCCCAGAAAACAAAACGGGCCCTTACGCCACGGTATGAGCGCACTCAGAAGTTCTTTAATCTTTTCCTTGTGCTCCTGCTCGTAGCTCTGAGAAGCACGTACTGAAAACATCGCTCCATCACGAATTTCAAGCTGCTCCTGAGAAGGGAATGGAAAGTTGTCAAGCAGCTCTCGATAGCGATCCCAATGGCTGATCTCTATAAACTCTGCCTTCTGTAGACGGCGAAGAGCTGTCATCTCATCCCACAAAAGATGCTGTTTTAACTCCTCCGGATAGCGATACACGAATTCTTTCCTTCCTTAGCCTTTGTTCAAGATATTCTCTTCTGATAGCCTAGAGAAGCTTGTCGGTGAATGAAAGAGCACGAGGAAGCATATGGAAGAAAAAAATATGGAGGTCGGACAGGAGATACCGACCCTCCTTCAAACGGCACGAAAAGACAGGATATATACCGCCCAGGAAGCCGCAAATTTTGCTTTTGGAGAACAGGTTGCCCTTGTTTTTGATGACATGATCTCTCGATCGGTGCCTGGCTACCTTGATCTGCAACTCCTCGTTGCTAGCTGTGCGGTCAAGTTCCACAGCGAAGGAAAGGCTATTTATGATCTCGGTTGCTCCACGGGAACTTCGCTAGCCCTTATCGCCAAGCGGCTCCCGCACTGCTCAGCTATTTATGGAATCGATAACTCGCAAGCGATGCTGGAACAAGCAGAGCAGAAACTCTCTCAACTTCAAGTACGCTCACAAATTCAGCTGCTTCATGGCTCAATACAAGATATATCGCTCGAGGAGAGCTGTTTTATAACATCAAATTATACTCTTCAGTTTCTTCCTCCATCTGAGCGAACCTCGATTTTACAAAGAATCTTCTCAGCCTTATTACCGGGAGGAGCATTTCTCATATCAGAAAAAACAGTCCCGAGTCTCTCTGCTACAGAGGTTGAGCTCATCAAAGAGCTTCACGAGGACTTTAAGCAACAAAACGGATATACTGCTTCTGAAGTTGCGAGAAAGCGAGAGAGCCTAACTGGAGTAATGTGTCCTATTGGAAGCACTGAGAATGAGCAGCACCTTAAAGCCGCTGGTTTCCATACCGTCCTTCCCATACTTCAAGGCTACTCTTTCTACTCTTGGCTTTGCCTAAAGTAGGACGTATTAATCTCTCTGGTAATCACAATTTAGGCTCCATGAGAAAACTTGCTATCAATCGACTATCAGCCTCAAGTATGCGACGAATCCTCAGCTTCTATGGGCCAAATCTTGGCGCCGGGATTCGAGTAGATTATATACGTTCCGATTGGCGGGAAGTTCGAGTTTCAATGAAGCTTCGATGGTATAACCGAAATGCTCATGGAGTTCACTTTGGGGGAAGTCTTTATTCAATGATTGATCCTCATTTCGCTCTTATGCTCATGAGAAATCTTGGGGAAGATTATCTTATTTGGGATAAAAGTGCAGAAATTGAGTATGTTTCTCCAGGCAGGGGCACCGTATCAGCAACAATGCAAATTACCGAAGATCAGATAAAAGATATTCGGCTGCATACTGAAAGTGGGCAAAAATATTTCCCGCGCTTTTCTGTCAATGTGCTGGATAAGAAGGAACAGCTCGTTTGCAAAATCAATAAAATTCTCTATGTGAAAAAAACTCACATACGCTAGAGCCTGCGCTGCTAACCCCCTGCTTTCTCAGGATGTTAGCGTTCTGTTTTCCGTAGCATATGACAAAAATTTGCTTAGCATCTCCCATCTCGCGATTCTTTCAAGGGAAGAAAGAGGGGATTGTTTGATGGAACAGCACGAAAGAAAGGACGCCAAAGGTTTCGATACTGCGGAGTCAGATCTCGGAAAAGCACATCTCATTCCACCATCAAGGGCATTGCAGCCTCACGTAGAGAGAAGGCTCGAATCCTCCTTACTCGATGATTTGCGAGAAATACCAGTAAGAATGGGTGGTCCGAGTTTAAAGATCCAAGCCATTCAAGATGAGATTCTTA is drawn from bacterium and contains these coding sequences:
- a CDS encoding sigma-54-dependent Fis family transcriptional regulator — translated: MDKKSILLVEDAETLREVLAHILEQEGFDVVAVESVKQAKRRIQQGHFDCVLSDFKLPDENGLDLLRAIREFDRETPFLIMTAFGTIEIAIEAMRLGANDFILKPFNPESLQEKLRQVIEHKQIVQRSRGGMARNQRKFATYNQQTQQVLEQAKKAARVDTTVFLLGESGTGKELIARSIHNWSARSEEPFVAINCAAMPAELLESEFFGHEAGAFTGATQTRIGVLELASEGTLFLDEVGEMPPQLQVKLLRALQEREIKRVGGNKTIRINPRIVAATNIDIEEALRQGTLREDFYYRLAVVMFTIPPLRERPEDIMPLADYYREYFANRGGREQVPFSEEAESLLRSYPWPGNVRELENVMERAILLAGNVILPEHLGIQPLIDFQTLQEAATTLPEIVALTTRRAEVELIEKVLQQTDGNKTQAAKILGVSYKTLLNKVRDYGLEGKSKVQGEGAVSYESEVR
- a CDS encoding methyltransferase domain-containing protein, which codes for MEEKNMEVGQEIPTLLQTARKDRIYTAQEAANFAFGEQVALVFDDMISRSVPGYLDLQLLVASCAVKFHSEGKAIYDLGCSTGTSLALIAKRLPHCSAIYGIDNSQAMLEQAEQKLSQLQVRSQIQLLHGSIQDISLEESCFITSNYTLQFLPPSERTSILQRIFSALLPGGAFLISEKTVPSLSATEVELIKELHEDFKQQNGYTASEVARKRESLTGVMCPIGSTENEQHLKAAGFHTVLPILQGYSFYSWLCLK
- the cmoB gene encoding tRNA 5-methoxyuridine(34)/uridine 5-oxyacetic acid(34) synthase CmoB, coding for MYRYPEELKQHLLWDEMTALRRLQKAEFIEISHWDRYRELLDNFPFPSQEQLEIRDGAMFSVRASQSYEQEHKEKIKELLSALIPWRKGPFCFLGEEIDAEWRSDWKWSRIEPHLPELWSRRVGDIGCNNGYYMLRLLKYDPEVIIGSDPSGRCFYQFDLFRRCIGDPRLLFELFGIEHLHLFPKFFDVLFCLGVLYHRRDPFTSCRMLFESLRPKGTLFMESLIYPGEEPIAFSPPDRYAKMRNVWFIPTVPCLVTWLQKAGFSDIEVIDHSTTTLKEQRKTLYAPYDSLEDFLDPKDSSKTCEGHPAPQRAIIKALRRD
- a CDS encoding DUF4442 domain-containing protein codes for the protein MRKLAINRLSASSMRRILSFYGPNLGAGIRVDYIRSDWREVRVSMKLRWYNRNAHGVHFGGSLYSMIDPHFALMLMRNLGEDYLIWDKSAEIEYVSPGRGTVSATMQITEDQIKDIRLHTESGQKYFPRFSVNVLDKKEQLVCKINKILYVKKTHIR